One window of the Candidatus Neomarinimicrobiota bacterium genome contains the following:
- a CDS encoding ferritin family protein, whose amino-acid sequence MNAAEKSSEFKSVQDVLKRAILLEMNGKEFFAMAAKTATSKVAKELFEHMVKEEEHHLKILQLTFKRHLDEGKVVLPTEAELEFGFKDPIIDKSFLMELRNSDFDSSAISIALTLEERAFKFYQKEELAATDPDIKQLFTWLTDWEIDHHQKLMALEEDFRQEVWNDSNFWPM is encoded by the coding sequence GTGAATGCAGCTGAAAAATCGTCTGAATTTAAATCTGTACAGGATGTGCTTAAACGAGCCATTCTTTTAGAAATGAATGGTAAAGAGTTTTTCGCCATGGCTGCCAAGACAGCCACTTCCAAGGTGGCCAAAGAACTTTTTGAGCATATGGTGAAAGAGGAAGAACATCACTTAAAAATCCTGCAGTTGACTTTCAAGCGGCACCTGGATGAAGGCAAGGTTGTCTTGCCGACGGAAGCAGAGCTCGAATTCGGTTTTAAAGACCCCATTATCGATAAGTCTTTTCTTATGGAATTGAGAAACAGCGATTTTGACTCTTCAGCAATAAGTATCGCACTCACACTGGAAGAACGTGCTTTCAAATTCTATCAGAAAGAAGAACTGGCTGCTACTGATCCTGATATCAAGCAACTTTTTACCTGGCTTACAGACTGGGAAATTGATCATCACCAAAAACTCATGGCTCTGGAGGAAGATTTCAGACAGGAAGTCTGGAACGACTCCAATTTCTGGCCGATGTAA
- a CDS encoding dihydroorotate dehydrogenase-like protein, which yields MRLSTNYMGLELKNPLVPSASPLTEKLDKIKILEDNGASAVVLFSLFEEQIEQEDSTIEHFMDYGTDSYAESLSFFPQAHEYLSGPQDYLENLRKIKEGVDIPVIASLNGATPGGWMKYAKKIQEAGADGLELNIHYLPVDFNESSADVEKRYTDIVSWVKSNVDIPVAVKIGSRFSSLPAVAKALEGVGADALVMFNRFYHPDIDLEKLETRRQIHLSHSRDIRLPMRWISILRGNVNMNFAASGGVHSASDVLKLVMSGADVTMLTSALMAHGPELIKTIEKDLITWMDENEYQSIAQMKGSMSLIHSPKPQTLVRDNYMRTLLDFQAQNKF from the coding sequence ATGCGTCTAAGTACAAATTATATGGGCTTGGAATTAAAGAATCCTTTAGTTCCCTCAGCTTCACCGCTGACAGAAAAACTGGATAAAATTAAGATACTTGAAGACAATGGCGCCTCTGCAGTGGTGTTGTTTTCTCTCTTTGAAGAACAGATTGAGCAGGAAGACAGCACTATAGAGCATTTTATGGACTATGGGACCGATTCATATGCTGAATCTCTGAGTTTTTTCCCACAGGCTCATGAATATCTGTCTGGACCCCAGGACTATCTGGAAAATTTGCGCAAAATTAAAGAGGGTGTGGATATTCCTGTTATCGCCAGCTTGAATGGAGCCACTCCTGGTGGATGGATGAAATATGCCAAGAAAATCCAGGAAGCCGGAGCTGATGGTCTGGAATTGAATATTCACTATTTACCTGTGGATTTCAATGAGAGCAGTGCTGACGTTGAAAAGCGTTACACAGATATTGTGAGCTGGGTGAAATCTAATGTGGATATTCCAGTTGCCGTTAAAATTGGATCCCGGTTTAGTTCTCTACCTGCAGTAGCCAAGGCTTTGGAAGGAGTTGGCGCAGATGCGCTGGTCATGTTTAATCGTTTCTACCATCCTGATATCGATCTGGAAAAGTTGGAAACCAGGCGCCAGATTCATTTGAGCCATAGCAGGGATATTAGACTTCCCATGCGCTGGATATCCATTCTGCGTGGAAATGTGAACATGAACTTTGCTGCCAGCGGCGGTGTTCATAGTGCCAGTGATGTTCTCAAGCTTGTCATGTCCGGCGCTGATGTCACTATGCTGACCTCAGCACTCATGGCCCATGGTCCCGAACTGATTAAAACCATCGAGAAAGACCTGATCACCTGGATGGATGAGAATGAATACCAAAGCATTGCCCAGATGAAGGGTAGCATGAGCCTCATTCATTCACCCAAGCCACAAACATTGGTTCGTGATAACTATATGCGAACTTTATTGGATTTTCAGGCCCAAAATAAATTCTAA
- the nifJ gene encoding pyruvate:ferredoxin (flavodoxin) oxidoreductase encodes MTRKMVTIDGNDAAAYIAHKTNEICAIYPITPSSNMGELADAFSAQGRTNIWGTVPTVEEMQSEGGAAGAVHGALQTGALTTTFTASQGLLLMIPNMYKIAGELTATVFHVSARSLAAQALSIFGDHSDVMATRATGWAMLAANSVQEVMDSALISQSATLQTRVPFIHFFDGFRTSHEVMKIEQLEDEDIRGMIDDEWVIAHRNRGMNPNRPVLRGTAQNPDVYFQGRETVNPFYEAAPELVQKTMDRFAKITGRQYHLFDYVGPEDADRVIIIMGSGAETVEETINHMNANGEKVGMLKVRLFRPFSIKHFISALPASVKKIAVLDRTKEPGGAGEPMYQDVVTAFAEAAIEDYFQFEKTPVIIGGRYGLSSKEFTPAMIKSIYDELNSAKPKNHFTIGINDDVSHTSLDYDPEYRTIKGEVFRGLFYGLGADGTVGANKNSIKIIGEGTDNYAQGHFVYDSKKSGSTTTSHLRFGKDKIQSTYLIDKANFIACHQYELLEQFDVLSKAEEGATFLLNSHLNKDEIWGALSRAYQKQIIDKKLKFYVINAVKVAQETGMGMRINTIMQTCFFAISGILPKDESIAKIKEAIKKTYSKKGGSIVEKNFHAVDQSVSNLFQVDVPTTLNGSDALRLIVPEAAPEFVQKVTAEIIAGRGDDLPVSAMPNDGTWPTGTTQWEKRNIALEVPVWEPDICIQCNKCAMVCPHAAIRPKIADESAFEGSPATMKHVSAKGKEWEAGSQYILQVAVEDCTGCNLCVEICPARDKSNLSRKAINMADQRPLREAERTNWDFFMDLPEVDRSNIKHSTVKGSQLLQPLFEFSGACVGCGETPYVKLTSQLFGDRMVIANATGCSSIYGGNLPTTPWSTNKAGRGPTWNNSLFEDNAEFGLGYRLSIDKHQIHAVELMTLLKDDIGADLVASIANASQANEPEIFEQRMRVKQMTDIVEKLDTPLSRQLLSVADNLVKKSVWIMGGDGWAYDIGYGGLDHVLASGKNVNILVLDTEVYSNTGGQKSKATPLGAVAKFAAAGKPSGKKDLGMMAMSYKNVYVASVAMGSSDAQTVRAFMEAEAYDGPSLIIAYSQCIAHGIDMAKGMDQQKLAVESAYWTLYRYNPMLAIEGKNPLTLDSKPPKKHVREYAMNETRFSILSRIDPELSAKYIEASDVAAKEKYEYYAKLAAITYDEA; translated from the coding sequence ATGACACGTAAGATGGTAACCATCGATGGGAATGATGCAGCTGCATACATAGCCCACAAGACAAACGAAATTTGCGCTATATACCCAATCACCCCTTCTTCAAACATGGGTGAGTTGGCTGATGCCTTTAGCGCCCAGGGAAGAACCAACATCTGGGGTACGGTCCCAACTGTAGAAGAGATGCAAAGTGAAGGTGGAGCTGCTGGTGCAGTCCATGGTGCGCTACAGACTGGTGCCTTGACTACGACCTTTACAGCCTCTCAGGGCTTGCTGCTCATGATTCCCAACATGTATAAGATTGCTGGTGAGTTAACCGCAACAGTATTTCATGTATCGGCTCGGTCATTGGCTGCTCAAGCTCTCTCAATTTTTGGTGATCACTCTGATGTGATGGCCACCCGTGCAACTGGTTGGGCTATGTTGGCTGCAAACTCAGTGCAGGAAGTTATGGATAGCGCCCTTATTTCCCAGTCAGCCACCCTCCAGACCCGCGTTCCCTTTATTCACTTTTTTGATGGATTTCGTACCTCACACGAAGTCATGAAAATTGAGCAACTCGAAGATGAAGATATCCGTGGTATGATTGATGATGAATGGGTGATTGCCCATCGCAACCGTGGTATGAATCCCAACCGACCCGTTCTTCGCGGAACCGCCCAGAACCCTGATGTTTATTTCCAGGGACGCGAGACTGTCAACCCCTTCTATGAAGCTGCTCCTGAGTTGGTGCAAAAAACCATGGATCGTTTTGCCAAGATTACTGGCCGTCAATATCACCTATTCGATTATGTGGGACCTGAAGATGCTGATCGTGTGATCATCATCATGGGTTCTGGTGCTGAAACCGTGGAAGAGACCATTAACCACATGAATGCAAATGGTGAGAAAGTCGGAATGCTGAAAGTTCGTCTTTTTAGACCCTTCTCTATCAAGCATTTTATATCAGCCCTACCTGCATCCGTTAAAAAAATCGCTGTCCTTGATAGGACCAAAGAGCCAGGTGGTGCCGGCGAGCCCATGTATCAGGATGTGGTGACTGCCTTTGCAGAAGCCGCCATTGAAGATTACTTCCAGTTCGAGAAAACTCCGGTTATCATTGGTGGTCGCTATGGTCTTTCCTCAAAGGAATTTACACCGGCCATGATTAAGTCGATTTACGATGAGCTGAATTCAGCCAAACCTAAAAATCACTTCACCATCGGTATTAATGATGATGTGTCCCATACTTCATTGGATTATGATCCAGAATATCGAACCATTAAAGGTGAAGTATTCCGGGGTCTCTTTTATGGTCTGGGAGCTGACGGTACAGTTGGAGCCAATAAGAACTCCATTAAAATTATTGGAGAAGGCACTGACAATTATGCCCAGGGTCATTTTGTTTATGACTCCAAGAAATCAGGGAGTACCACCACATCTCACCTTCGTTTTGGAAAAGACAAAATTCAATCAACCTATCTTATAGATAAGGCCAATTTTATCGCCTGTCACCAGTACGAACTCCTGGAGCAGTTTGATGTGCTTTCCAAGGCAGAAGAAGGTGCGACTTTCCTATTGAATAGTCACCTGAACAAAGATGAGATTTGGGGTGCACTATCAAGAGCTTATCAAAAACAGATCATTGATAAGAAACTTAAATTCTATGTGATCAACGCAGTTAAAGTTGCCCAGGAAACGGGCATGGGTATGCGTATAAATACCATTATGCAAACCTGCTTCTTTGCCATCTCAGGCATTCTTCCCAAAGATGAATCCATTGCTAAGATCAAGGAAGCTATTAAAAAGACCTACAGTAAAAAGGGTGGATCCATTGTGGAGAAAAACTTCCATGCTGTGGATCAATCTGTCTCCAACCTTTTCCAGGTTGACGTGCCAACGACCCTGAATGGCAGCGATGCACTTCGTTTAATCGTACCTGAGGCTGCTCCTGAATTCGTTCAGAAAGTCACTGCTGAGATTATTGCAGGTCGTGGAGATGATCTTCCCGTGAGTGCCATGCCCAATGATGGTACCTGGCCTACAGGGACCACACAGTGGGAGAAAAGAAATATCGCACTGGAAGTTCCAGTTTGGGAACCAGATATTTGTATACAGTGTAACAAGTGTGCCATGGTTTGTCCCCATGCTGCGATTCGTCCCAAAATTGCAGATGAGAGTGCATTCGAAGGTAGCCCGGCAACCATGAAGCATGTGAGTGCCAAGGGTAAAGAGTGGGAAGCAGGATCTCAGTATATTCTACAAGTTGCTGTTGAGGATTGCACGGGTTGTAATCTCTGTGTTGAAATCTGTCCCGCCCGTGATAAGAGCAATCTCAGTCGCAAAGCCATCAACATGGCCGATCAGCGTCCATTGCGTGAAGCTGAAAGAACCAATTGGGATTTCTTCATGGATCTTCCTGAAGTGGATCGCTCCAATATCAAACATTCCACTGTCAAGGGCTCACAGCTTTTACAGCCTCTTTTCGAGTTCTCTGGAGCTTGCGTGGGTTGTGGAGAAACACCCTATGTTAAGCTCACGTCTCAATTATTTGGGGATCGTATGGTGATTGCCAATGCAACAGGTTGTTCATCCATTTATGGTGGTAATCTCCCCACAACTCCCTGGTCTACCAACAAGGCTGGACGAGGACCAACATGGAACAATTCGCTCTTTGAAGACAATGCTGAATTTGGTCTGGGATACCGTTTATCCATTGATAAGCATCAGATACATGCTGTTGAACTTATGACCCTTCTCAAGGATGATATTGGTGCTGATCTGGTTGCTTCAATAGCCAACGCGTCTCAAGCAAATGAGCCTGAGATATTCGAACAGCGTATGCGTGTGAAGCAAATGACTGACATTGTTGAAAAACTGGATACACCTCTGAGTAGACAATTGTTATCGGTTGCCGATAATCTTGTCAAGAAGAGTGTCTGGATCATGGGTGGAGATGGCTGGGCCTACGATATCGGTTATGGTGGTCTTGATCATGTTCTTGCTTCAGGTAAGAATGTGAATATCCTGGTTTTGGACACCGAAGTTTATTCAAACACAGGTGGTCAGAAATCCAAAGCTACCCCTCTTGGTGCAGTTGCGAAATTTGCTGCTGCCGGAAAACCATCAGGTAAAAAAGATCTCGGGATGATGGCCATGAGCTATAAAAACGTCTATGTCGCCTCCGTGGCAATGGGCTCAAGTGATGCTCAGACAGTCCGCGCCTTTATGGAAGCCGAGGCATATGATGGTCCATCGCTTATCATTGCCTATAGTCAGTGTATCGCACATGGAATAGATATGGCCAAGGGAATGGATCAGCAGAAGTTGGCAGTTGAAAGTGCTTATTGGACACTTTATCGCTACAACCCAATGTTGGCAATAGAAGGCAAAAACCCACTCACACTGGATTCCAAACCTCCTAAGAAACATGTCCGTGAATATGCCATGAATGAAACGAGATTTTCTATTCTGAGTCGTATTGACCCTGAGTTGTCAGCTAAATATATAGAAGCCTCTGATGTAGCAGCCAAAGAAAAGTATGAATATTATGCCAAGCTGGCTGCCATAACATACGATGAAGCTTAA
- a CDS encoding S8 family serine peptidase: MRESQRYITFLIFTLLCGVVAFGQEDDENLPYWIFFHDKEVTDQASFNPAEHEFSHLSQRALDRRALRGTIQGPSYGDLPVPAVYIDEILGPNVKIRTVSRWLNAVSILAPPDYIEQLAGNTIVKNTKRIHKVSKRIIKRNTRDDEVYLSDADYGASYDQNEQINAVAAHELGYTGTDIWLLMLDTGFYTDHLVFQQERIVAEHDFIQGDSITSNQEGDPLSQHNHGTSTASAAGGFIDGEFRGTAYECKFLLAKTEMVNEEIEAEEDFFVAALEWGEALGADIASSSLGYLDWYTYEDDLDGETAITTRGVDYAVGLGMVCVTAAGNEGNTDWYHIIAPADADSVISVGAVDAFNVSPGFSSHGPTADGRIKPEVLARGVATFLAGTDSTHDFISGSGTSFATPLVAGACALVLEAHPNWTPMMVREALMLTADGNTSPDNTRGFGLIDVMAAIDYDFGITAGDVSGDDELNVSDAVLLLEWVLSDIELTEIQFDVADINDDLQVDILDIVVLVEWILTL; the protein is encoded by the coding sequence ATGCGCGAGTCGCAACGCTACATAACATTTTTAATATTTACACTACTTTGTGGCGTTGTAGCTTTTGGCCAGGAAGATGATGAGAACCTTCCATATTGGATTTTTTTCCATGACAAAGAAGTGACCGATCAGGCGAGTTTTAATCCTGCAGAACACGAATTTTCCCACCTATCTCAGCGAGCCCTTGATCGACGTGCCTTACGGGGTACCATTCAAGGACCCAGCTATGGGGATCTCCCCGTTCCGGCTGTATACATAGATGAAATTTTAGGTCCAAATGTCAAGATTCGCACGGTAAGCCGATGGTTGAATGCAGTTTCGATTCTGGCACCGCCTGACTATATCGAGCAACTCGCCGGGAATACCATTGTTAAGAACACCAAACGCATCCATAAAGTTTCGAAGCGTATTATCAAGCGTAATACTCGTGATGATGAAGTTTATCTCTCAGACGCTGACTATGGTGCTAGTTATGATCAAAACGAGCAGATAAATGCGGTAGCAGCCCATGAACTTGGGTATACAGGTACAGATATCTGGTTGTTGATGCTGGACACAGGATTCTATACCGATCATCTGGTATTCCAGCAGGAACGTATCGTGGCTGAGCATGATTTTATTCAAGGTGATTCAATCACCTCCAACCAGGAAGGGGATCCCTTAAGTCAACATAATCACGGGACCTCCACAGCTTCTGCCGCTGGTGGATTTATAGACGGTGAATTCCGTGGAACTGCCTATGAGTGTAAATTCCTTCTCGCTAAAACTGAAATGGTTAATGAAGAGATTGAAGCTGAAGAAGATTTCTTCGTTGCAGCACTTGAATGGGGTGAAGCCCTTGGAGCAGATATCGCCTCCAGTTCATTGGGATATCTTGATTGGTATACATATGAAGATGATCTTGACGGTGAGACAGCGATTACGACCCGGGGTGTGGATTATGCAGTAGGCCTGGGAATGGTGTGTGTGACGGCTGCTGGAAATGAGGGCAATACAGATTGGTATCATATCATTGCCCCTGCAGATGCAGACTCAGTTATTTCTGTGGGTGCAGTTGATGCATTTAACGTGTCACCTGGGTTTAGTTCTCATGGTCCAACTGCAGATGGTCGCATCAAGCCTGAAGTTTTAGCCCGAGGAGTAGCCACCTTCCTGGCCGGTACAGACAGTACCCACGATTTTATTTCTGGCTCAGGGACTAGTTTCGCAACACCACTTGTTGCTGGAGCCTGTGCTCTCGTCCTGGAAGCACATCCTAACTGGACGCCCATGATGGTCAGGGAAGCGCTCATGCTAACCGCTGATGGGAATACCTCGCCGGACAACACTCGCGGATTTGGACTGATTGATGTCATGGCAGCCATTGATTATGATTTTGGGATTACGGCCGGTGATGTAAGTGGTGATGATGAACTCAATGTTAGCGATGCCGTTCTATTACTGGAATGGGTTCTGTCTGATATTGAACTCACTGAAATTCAATTTGATGTGGCAGATATCAATGATGACCTCCAGGTTGATATATTGGATATTGTGGTTTTGGTAGAGTGGATTCTAACTCTATAA
- a CDS encoding thioredoxin family protein: MRPSFKLFLPVILVLLSMNLWGQQAPREILTAEFVSSQSAVLAGETIDVALIVDIHHPWHVYAPVGNDEFTIPVTPSIFDEEKPFGVGEWIYPKADMIAVAGVDEPAAVYGGRIILRTTLAIDPDLTDSIQIEGEVYYQACDDAQCLIPTAINFSYTLPLVEDASLRSATHTELFPKIIPQTEMATDAQVEDDEISGLVDDYGLILTFFIIFFGGLALNLTPCVYPLIPITISFFGGQDTSKGRTFWMALAYVLGIAVTYSVLGVVAALGGGLFGALLTNPIVLLGIAAVLVGLSLSMFGVYEFRLPTGLMTAASQSKAGIFGSFFMGLTLGIVAAPCVGPFVIGLLTYVAAKQSVILGFTMFFTLAMGLGLPYLFLAMYSSKLSSLPRSGTWMIGVRVIFGLVLIAMAIYFIMPLLGGYGNLVMSIFLIGSGVYLIMFDNSAEGNLGFNRIKQGIAILLVIIGTWTGIPEPERVGEGITWEHPTSQVELDALLMSDAPIMIDVYADWCIPCKEMDKFTFPDAEVVKLSKKFTAIKIDMTKDTGDFEKYFQKKYSIKGVPSYIFIDNGLELTSLRSTGFEKAEDFLKRMQGAL, encoded by the coding sequence ATGCGACCATCATTCAAACTGTTTTTGCCTGTCATACTGGTTCTCTTGTCTATGAACCTCTGGGGACAGCAGGCACCTCGGGAAATTTTAACAGCCGAATTTGTCTCCAGCCAGAGTGCAGTTTTGGCAGGAGAGACAATCGATGTCGCTTTAATTGTAGATATCCACCACCCCTGGCATGTTTATGCCCCTGTGGGTAATGACGAGTTTACCATTCCGGTAACACCCTCAATTTTTGATGAAGAAAAACCCTTTGGTGTGGGAGAATGGATCTACCCAAAAGCCGATATGATAGCTGTGGCTGGTGTTGACGAACCTGCAGCAGTATATGGTGGCCGAATCATCCTTCGCACCACACTTGCCATAGACCCCGACCTAACTGACTCGATTCAGATTGAAGGTGAAGTATACTACCAGGCTTGTGATGATGCCCAATGTCTCATCCCCACAGCCATAAATTTTTCTTATACCCTGCCACTGGTTGAGGATGCAAGCCTGCGGAGTGCAACCCATACAGAGCTTTTCCCAAAAATCATCCCTCAAACAGAGATGGCAACTGATGCACAAGTTGAGGATGATGAAATCTCTGGTCTGGTTGATGACTATGGGTTAATCCTGACATTCTTTATCATTTTCTTTGGTGGTCTGGCCTTAAATTTGACACCCTGTGTCTATCCCTTGATTCCCATCACAATCAGCTTTTTCGGGGGACAGGATACCAGCAAAGGTCGCACTTTTTGGATGGCTCTGGCTTATGTGCTGGGGATTGCCGTGACCTATTCTGTGCTAGGTGTGGTTGCTGCACTGGGTGGTGGCTTGTTTGGAGCCTTACTCACCAACCCAATTGTACTTCTTGGAATTGCTGCAGTACTTGTCGGTCTATCACTCTCCATGTTCGGTGTTTATGAATTCAGGCTACCAACGGGTCTCATGACTGCCGCCAGCCAATCGAAGGCTGGTATATTTGGCTCTTTCTTCATGGGTCTGACTCTGGGGATTGTAGCAGCTCCCTGTGTGGGTCCGTTTGTTATTGGACTGCTAACATATGTGGCTGCTAAGCAGAGTGTCATCCTTGGATTCACCATGTTTTTCACACTGGCCATGGGTTTGGGTCTACCATATCTCTTTCTGGCCATGTACTCCAGTAAATTATCGTCCCTGCCTCGTTCAGGCACCTGGATGATTGGCGTCCGGGTCATTTTTGGTCTGGTTCTCATCGCAATGGCTATTTACTTCATCATGCCACTACTGGGTGGATATGGAAATCTCGTCATGTCCATTTTTCTTATAGGTTCTGGTGTCTATCTGATCATGTTTGACAATAGTGCTGAAGGAAATCTCGGTTTTAATCGGATTAAACAAGGCATTGCTATCCTTCTCGTTATTATCGGAACCTGGACTGGCATCCCTGAGCCAGAACGTGTGGGCGAGGGTATCACCTGGGAACATCCCACCAGTCAAGTTGAACTGGATGCTCTGTTAATGTCCGATGCTCCAATTATGATTGATGTTTATGCTGATTGGTGTATCCCCTGTAAGGAAATGGACAAATTCACCTTCCCCGATGCAGAAGTTGTTAAGCTTTCCAAGAAATTCACCGCTATAAAAATTGATATGACCAAAGATACTGGCGATTTTGAGAAATATTTTCAAAAGAAATATTCCATAAAAGGAGTCCCTTCGTATATCTTTATTGATAATGGGCTTGAGCTCACTTCATTAAGATCAACGGGATTTGAAAAAGCCGAGGATTTTTTAAAACGAATGCAGGGAGCTCTTTAG
- a CDS encoding patatin-like phospholipase family protein: MSRPSFGLALGGGGARGFAHIGVLQRLEEIGIRPDYITGSSMGALVAATYIKMGSAAATWNELDRMTKSEPFHKLGMHLINVKGRGGASFWHQVSSAIQDRIVINLAHSKPGLVRPDRVEDAIKFVITEDSWFDSGTELGIVSTDLYSGEDVYFTEGPLLPAVMASIAIPGFLPPVHYEGRTLVDGGVSQQVPIRMAREMGADFVLAVDVGQNINPIADMDNAMAIMSQSENIRSCHYRDMLNREADVLLQPEMPGVHWSAYDQREAFVDLGIAAFDGRRVTFENAWYQKRHPLWGRIKNLFG; the protein is encoded by the coding sequence ATGAGCCGTCCCAGCTTTGGTCTGGCTTTAGGGGGTGGGGGAGCTCGAGGGTTTGCCCATATTGGCGTTCTACAGCGTCTTGAAGAAATCGGAATTCGACCTGATTACATAACTGGGTCCAGCATGGGCGCTTTAGTGGCTGCAACTTATATCAAAATGGGTAGTGCCGCTGCCACATGGAATGAACTCGACAGAATGACCAAAAGCGAGCCTTTTCATAAGCTGGGTATGCATCTAATCAATGTGAAAGGCCGGGGAGGTGCATCTTTCTGGCACCAGGTGTCTTCTGCTATTCAGGATAGAATTGTGATCAACCTGGCACACTCAAAACCAGGACTGGTACGCCCCGACCGGGTGGAAGATGCCATCAAGTTTGTCATCACTGAGGATTCCTGGTTTGATTCCGGTACAGAGTTAGGCATTGTCTCAACTGATTTGTATTCAGGGGAGGATGTCTATTTCACTGAAGGTCCGCTACTGCCAGCTGTGATGGCTTCAATAGCTATTCCCGGGTTTTTACCACCTGTCCATTACGAAGGTAGAACACTGGTCGATGGCGGGGTCTCACAACAGGTACCCATCCGTATGGCCCGGGAGATGGGTGCAGATTTTGTCCTGGCAGTTGATGTTGGCCAGAATATAAATCCCATTGCAGACATGGACAACGCCATGGCCATTATGAGTCAGAGTGAGAATATTCGTTCCTGTCATTACCGCGACATGTTAAACAGAGAAGCTGATGTACTCTTACAACCAGAAATGCCAGGTGTGCATTGGTCAGCTTATGATCAGCGCGAGGCTTTTGTCGATCTCGGAATTGCTGCATTTGATGGGCGACGTGTAACTTTTGAGAATGCCTGGTATCAAAAAAGACATCCCCTGTGGGGAAGGATTAAAAATCTCTTTGGATAA
- a CDS encoding peptidylprolyl isomerase, producing MLLIFLGVVVLVSCGKKAVDPETAYVKMETSLGDIYIDLFETDTPLHAANFKKLSSEGAYEGIYFHRVITGFMVQAGDPNTRDNDDRSDDGGGSIGERIPAEIGLPHLRGSLGAARDGNPEKKSSGSQFYICHGTPSWLDGDYTVFGEVVKGMDVVDEIATRPVDPNNNPIETVTILKTSLINPEDVPK from the coding sequence ATGTTGCTCATTTTTCTAGGTGTTGTTGTGCTGGTATCCTGCGGCAAAAAAGCTGTTGATCCAGAAACAGCCTATGTGAAGATGGAAACCAGTCTGGGTGATATATATATCGATTTATTTGAGACTGATACACCTCTACACGCGGCGAATTTTAAGAAACTGTCATCTGAGGGTGCATATGAAGGTATTTACTTTCATCGTGTGATCACTGGCTTTATGGTTCAGGCCGGAGATCCAAATACCCGGGACAATGATGACCGCAGTGATGATGGCGGTGGCAGTATTGGTGAGAGAATTCCTGCTGAAATAGGTCTTCCCCATTTACGCGGTTCCCTTGGCGCTGCGCGAGATGGTAATCCAGAGAAAAAATCCAGCGGGAGCCAGTTTTACATTTGCCACGGAACCCCAAGTTGGCTCGATGGCGACTACACAGTCTTTGGAGAGGTCGTTAAAGGCATGGATGTGGTAGATGAGATCGCCACCCGCCCAGTCGACCCAAATAATAATCCCATTGAGACAGTGACCATCCTTAAAACATCCCTCATCAATCCAGAGGATGTACCGAAATAG
- a CDS encoding MBL fold metallo-hydrolase — protein MLKLFMLGSGSGGNACVVQNEDTMILIDAGFSGAEIRRRMQLVGLDPDNLEACLITHEHGDHIKGASILSRRHKVPLLMHPATKRAGHRKFSGNERMRHFEMKEVMHLGSLKVTSVPTLHDSASSTGFLVESGGVSLGYLTDLGAVTEDNFLAMRKADFLVMEANHDRDMLWNGLYPPHLKARVDSRVGHLSNRDSAEFIALLAELGNLNGVMLAHLSEKNNDPDLALSVVSHRQEQDLNIILARQDQPSKPIEVEKK, from the coding sequence ATGCTGAAATTGTTCATGTTGGGAAGTGGTAGTGGGGGGAACGCCTGCGTCGTTCAAAATGAAGATACCATGATCCTCATCGATGCAGGTTTCAGTGGTGCTGAAATTCGCAGACGCATGCAGCTCGTTGGGCTGGACCCAGATAATCTGGAAGCCTGCTTGATTACCCATGAGCATGGTGACCATATCAAAGGTGCCAGCATATTATCAAGACGTCACAAAGTACCACTACTCATGCATCCTGCCACCAAACGGGCAGGTCATCGGAAATTCAGCGGGAATGAGAGAATGCGCCATTTTGAAATGAAGGAAGTCATGCATCTGGGTTCCCTTAAGGTGACCAGCGTCCCCACTTTACATGATTCAGCCAGCTCAACGGGTTTCCTGGTGGAAAGCGGTGGTGTCAGTCTGGGATATCTCACGGATTTGGGGGCTGTCACTGAGGATAATTTTCTGGCAATGCGCAAGGCGGATTTTCTGGTTATGGAAGCCAATCATGATCGCGATATGCTATGGAATGGACTCTACCCGCCCCACCTGAAAGCAAGAGTGGATAGCAGGGTTGGTCATCTTAGCAATAGAGACAGTGCAGAGTTTATTGCACTTCTGGCTGAATTGGGCAATCTTAATGGCGTTATGTTAGCCCACCTGAGCGAAAAAAATAATGATCCTGACCTGGCCTTATCTGTCGTCTCACACAGGCAAGAACAGGATCTTAATATTATCCTGGCTCGCCAGGATCAACCATCCAAACCAATCGAAGTGGAGAAAAAATGA